The following coding sequences are from one Devosia neptuniae window:
- the rpmE gene encoding 50S ribosomal protein L31 codes for MKADIHPDYHNITVVMTDGTKYETRSTYGKPGDTLQLDIDPKTHPAWTGGTGQLLDRGGRVSRFKERFKGLGI; via the coding sequence ATGAAGGCTGATATCCATCCGGACTACCACAATATCACTGTGGTCATGACCGACGGCACCAAGTACGAAACCCGTTCGACCTACGGCAAGCCCGGCGATACGCTGCAGCTCGACATCGATCCCAAGACCCATCCGGCCTGGACCGGCGGCACGGGCCAGCTGCTCGACCGCGGCGGCCGCGTCTCGCGCTTCAAGGAGCGCTTCAAGGGCCTGGGCATCTAA